One window from the genome of Bubalus kerabau isolate K-KA32 ecotype Philippines breed swamp buffalo chromosome 17, PCC_UOA_SB_1v2, whole genome shotgun sequence encodes:
- the LOC129631576 gene encoding cytochrome c oxidase subunit 6C-like encodes MASSSLTKPQMCGLLSHHFHIVGAFIVSLGDATLYMFAVAEARKKAYAYVYRNYDSIKDFEEMTKASMFQSPK; translated from the coding sequence ATGGCTTCTAGTTCTTTGACAAAACCTCAGATGTGTGGCCTTCTGTCCCATCATTTTCATATTGTCGGAGCATTTATTGTCTCCCTGGGAGATGCAACTTTGTATATGTTTGCTGTGGCTGAAGCAAGAAAGAAGGCATATGCGTATGTCTACAGAAATTATGATTCCATAAAAGATTTTGAGGAGATGACGAAGGCAAGTATGTTTCAGagtccaaagtga